The genomic window TTCGAGCAAAGTCTGCATATACCACGCATCTTCGATCCGCGCCGCGATATGCAGGACAGTCGCGCCGTCCTCATCACGGTGGGTGGTGTCGACACCTGCATCGAGCAACGCACGGAACGCTTTACGCTTCCGCGCCGCCAACGCCAGCATCAGCACGTTCCACCCACAGATGCCGACCCCCCTCAGATCAGCGCCCTTCGCCAAGAGCTTGTTCACCTTCCCGACATCGTCCTTGACCACGGCTCTGGCCAACTTCGACACACCGGGGTCGGTGAACCCCTCGGCAAAATCGCTCATTGATGCTCCGACTGGGTGGGCAGGCTGAACACCGCGTCGTCCGCGGATAACTCTGGACTATCGTGACTGAACTAATCCGCTCGACTGCGGTATTCCTCCCAGGACGGCAGGCTGAAGATGGGATCGCCTGCGGGGTAACGTCTTTGCACCACCTTGGCCGGAATGTTGTGTTGCTGTAGCTCGTTCAGGGCCGACTCGATCGCCTTGCCGAACTCGATGACATCGTCGAACTCGCTGGAATCGATCGTGAACGTTGGGGTCCAGCCGCCTGCCCCGTCGCCGATATGACCGACGGCACGGTGCCGGGCACCAGATGACCGCTCCTGGATTATTTCCTCCGGAAGTGGTTCGACAGGGATGGAGTGCTCCTGCAGCCATGCCGTGATCTGGGCTCGCTCCTCCCGCATTTCCGGCCCCTGATCCAAAGGATCGATGCTGTTCAAATAGTCCTGGAAGGTATCGCCATCGCCATTGCTGCTGGTGGGATCTGCCCCTGCTTCCAGCAGATCCAATATCTGCCGGTAAAGCATCAGCATCGCAGCGTGGTGTAGGGCGGTGTCACCGCTGAGGTCAGGGATGTTCGGGTCTGCTCCGGCCGCCAGAAGCATCTGGAACTGCTCGTAGTTCCGTCTCGTAGCAATGAGCGGGGTCACCCCGTCGTCCAGATCGGTGACGTTGACATCGACCGGGTATTCCAGCAGCGTCTGCATGTACCACGGATCATCGATCCTGGCCGCGAAGTGGAGGACTGTCGCACCGTCCTCATCCCGATGTGTGGTATCGACACCAGCATCGAGCAATGCACGGAACGCTGCACGCTTCCGCGCCGCCAACGCCAGCATCAGCACGTTCCACCCACAGATGCCGACGCCGCTCAGATCGGCGCCCTTTGCCAAGAGCTCGTTCACCTTCCCGACATTGTCCTCGACCACCGCCGCGGCCAACTTCGACACTCCAGGGTCGGTGAACCCCTCGGCAAAATTGCTCATCTCTCGCTTCCTTCCCGCTGGCACAACACCCACGGCACCTGCTCACGAGTCGCCATCATTGCCGTCTTCCAGATATCTGTACAGTGCCGTCAGGACGGAGTCCATCAAGTGACGTTTCAGAGACCACATGCCCGGCTCCGGTTCGAGAATTATCGTGCGGCCCAACGCTTCCGGGAACGCCTCCGGGCCGTACCTGCCCTGAAGGAATCGGATAGTCCGAGCCACCTTCTGCCCCTCCTGCGAACCGGTGAGCAACTCACCCTTCACCACATAGTTGAGTATCCTGCCGGTCTCCGCCAATTCGGTGCGCACCTCGGCTGGATCCCGACCAGTCAGCAACCTTATGTAGTTGTTGTGCACACCTGCCGCGTTGAACGTGATTCCTTTCGTACCAACTGTCGCCAGTATGCTCACACCGCCGAGACCACCGCCGAGAGAGTGTCCGACGATTACCAAGTTGCTGCGGGGGTAGGACTTCCTTACTCGATTGGCGAGGGTGATCGCATCGTCGTACATATCGGTCTCACCCTTGGTGGCCTGTTGGGCGTCTGCCTTCAAATCAGCCATTTTCGTGGGCGTTGTCCCCTTGAAGGCGAGAACGAGATCACCTCTTCGGTTCCGGTAGAGCGCCGCAACCAACCCACTGTTGGTATTGAAATATTTTGGCTTCGCTCTGGTAGTCGCGAGCTCCTCGACCTGTACTCGCTTATAGCCGCCGATCCTGGCCGTAGAGACCGTGTTGTAGACGTCCTTGGCCAACCGCGCGTAGGTGATGACGCGCCGCCAAGGCAACTCACCATCGGCGCCGCCATGCCCGCCGACGCGTGGGCCGCGTGGTCCGCCACCGTCGCCACCGGCACTTCCGCCATTTGTATCGTTGCCGGGCGGCCGTGGCGGCTGAGCAGGTCCAGACTGTTGCGGCTCCTCGGACGACGTGCGGGCGTTGACCCGAGGACGGGGCGGACCGACCGTCGTCTCCTCGGCCCGTACCCTGGTTTCGACCTGCAACAGCGGATTCTGCCGATCGGGCACACGTGACGTGCCGACCCGTTCCTGCGGCGATGGCTTAACGGGTCCGACCGCTTCGTCCCCGACGCGTCCGCCGCCGTTCGACGGCAACCAACCGCGGAATTGCTCCGCAAGCGTCGGTTTCGTCGGGGTCGTGACAGCGGGCTTGCCCGGACCGAACCATCCTTCGGTATTCACATTCGTGGGGCGCGGGAGCGTATCGATCTTCGGTCGGTTGGCACCGCCGCGGGGGCCCACAGTGCCCGCCAAGCTCAGGGCAAGCCCAGATAGTGCCCCTCCCAAGCTTTGTGGTGCCGGCGCGGGGATGGGGGCCACATAGTGGTTGCCGCCGAAGCGGTCTTGGATTACGAGGCGACCGTCATCGAGTTCCCACAGTCCGATCGCGGGTACACCGGGCGGCACCTGTAGGCGCTTGACCCCGATATTGAAACCGCCGGGCCCACGGTCGTCGATATATAGACCGCCAGTTCCACTGGGCCGCAACGAGTTCGGCTGGTCGATCACCTGCCGCTGGTCAGGGCTGAAAACGACCTCCTGGCCGTTGACATTGAAGTGGTGGTTTCCGTCGCTGTCTTGGAACGCCGGTGCCGGGTTGCCCGCGGCGTCTCGGTAGT from Nocardia iowensis includes these protein-coding regions:
- a CDS encoding ankyrin repeat domain-containing protein, giving the protein MSNFAEGFTDPGVSKLAAAVVEDNVGKVNELLAKGADLSGVGICGWNVLMLALAARKRAAFRALLDAGVDTTHRDEDGATVLHFAARIDDPWYMQTLLEYPVDVNVTDLDDGVTPLIATRRNYEQFQMLLAAGADPNIPDLSGDTALHHAAMLMLYRQILDLLEAGADPTSSNGDGDTFQDYLNSIDPLDQGPEMREERAQITAWLQEHSIPVEPLPEEIIQERSSGARHRAVGHIGDGAGGWTPTFTIDSSEFDDVIEFGKAIESALNELQQHNIPAKVVQRRYPAGDPIFSLPSWEEYRSRAD